A segment of the bacterium genome:
GATCCCGATCGTCGCGGTCGCCTGCTGCTCGTGGTCGGGCATCGCGTTCCTCCGCGGAACCGTCAGCGGCCGCGCGCCGCCTCGATGAACGCGGCGACCTTCCCGAGCGCGTCGGCGAGCGAGGGCGACTCGAAGAGAAGCGGCTGGTAGGTGGTGATCGGGTTCGGCGTTTCCGCCGCGACGGCGGCGTCGAACGGGCGGACCTCCGCCGCGCCGGAAAGGGCGCGCGCCAGTTCGCCGTAGCTCGAGAGGAGCCCGGCGCCGTAGGCGCGCCGTTGGCCGTTCTGCCGCACGAGGCCGAACTCCAGCGTGTACCAGTAGAGCCGCGCGACCCGTTCGGTCAGCGCGTCGTCGGCGCCGAACGCCGCCGCGCCGATCCGCTCGGTGAGGTCCGCGTACTCGGAGACGGCGAGCATCGGCGCGTGGCCGAGCAGCTCGTGGCAGAGATCCGGCTCCGGCGTGTAGTGGGGCGCCGAGTGATGGCGCAAATACTGCGTGGCGGGGAAGACGCGCCGCGCGAGCGCGCCGAGGAAGTCCCGCGCCTCGACGAGCCCCGCGGCGGGAACGACGCGGAAGCCGGTCGTCCTCCGCAGGCGCGCGTCCACGTCGGCGAGCTGCGGAATCTCGTCGGGGCCGAACTCGAACGAGCGCAGGACGTCGTTGTATTCGCGGCAGGCGTGCGTGGGATAGAGCTCGGACAGATGGCGGAAGACGGCCCCCCACGTCGCCGTCTCGGTGGCGGTGTAGGCGATGCGCGGCGGGGCGTCGCCGGGGCGGTGGGCGAGCGCGGCGGCGGCGATTTCGTCCCGCCGGCGGCGATACGCCGGATCGTTGAAGCCGGGATGGTCGGCTTCGAGCCGGACGGCGCTGGTCTTCATCGGCTTCCTCGCGCGCCTGAAATATCCCGAGGCGGCGCGAGGCGGGCAACGACTTTCGTCCTTCGCCCGGGCGCCGGTCAGGGCGCGAAGATCATCGCCGCGACGCGCTCCAGCCCGGCGGCGTCGGCCGGGCCGAAGGCGTCCTCGCGCTCGGAGTCGACGTCGAGCACGGCGCGGAGGACGCCGGCCGGGTCGCGGACCGGGACGACGATCTCGCTCTTGGAGCGGGCGTCGCACGCGATGTGGCCGGGGAAGGCGTGGACGTCCGGGACGAGGACGGTTTCGCCGCGCGTCGCCGCCGCCCAGCAGACCCCCTTGCCGCGCTCCAGGACTTGGCAGGCGAGCGCGCCTTGGTACGGCCCGACGACCAGGTCGTCCTCGAGCAGGCGGTAGAAGCCGGTCCAGAAGAAGTGGTTGTTCTTGTGGTGGAGCACCGCGGCCGCCGTCGCCATCCGCGCGATCGGGTCGGCGGTCTTCGTGAAGAGCGGCGCCAGTTGCGCGGCGATCCGCGCGTAGCGGTCGG
Coding sequences within it:
- a CDS encoding GAF domain-containing protein, producing MPAADQARLADRYARIAAQLAPLFTKTADPIARMATAAAVLHHKNNHFFWTGFYRLLEDDLVVGPYQGALACQVLERGKGVCWAAATRGETVLVPDVHAFPGHIACDARSKSEIVVPVRDPAGVLRAVLDVDSEREDAFGPADAAGLERVAAMIFAP
- a CDS encoding phenylalanine 4-monooxygenase; this translates as MKTSAVRLEADHPGFNDPAYRRRRDEIAAAALAHRPGDAPPRIAYTATETATWGAVFRHLSELYPTHACREYNDVLRSFEFGPDEIPQLADVDARLRRTTGFRVVPAAGLVEARDFLGALARRVFPATQYLRHHSAPHYTPEPDLCHELLGHAPMLAVSEYADLTERIGAAAFGADDALTERVARLYWYTLEFGLVRQNGQRRAYGAGLLSSYGELARALSGAAEVRPFDAAVAAETPNPITTYQPLLFESPSLADALGKVAAFIEAARGR